In the genome of Nocardioides marmoribigeumensis, one region contains:
- a CDS encoding DUF7218 family protein, translating to MAPQKKSPGPSVKDPELYESLRDDGASKEKAARIANAADNTSRTQVGKKGGRSGSYDDWTVEELRKRAAELGIEGRSTMTKSDLVDALRDR from the coding sequence ATGGCACCCCAGAAGAAGAGTCCCGGGCCCTCGGTGAAGGACCCCGAGCTCTACGAGTCCCTCCGCGACGACGGCGCGAGCAAGGAGAAGGCCGCGCGCATCGCCAACGCGGCCGACAACACCTCCCGCACGCAGGTCGGCAAGAAGGGCGGCAGGTCCGGCTCCTACGACGACTGGACGGTCGAGGAGCTGCGCAAGCGCGCTGCCGAGCTGGGCATCGAGGGCCGCTCCACGATGACCAAGAGCGACCTGGTCGACGCCCTGCGCGACCGTTAG
- a CDS encoding WS/DGAT/MGAT family O-acyltransferase has translation MVTEKRWINPLDAMFLWGESVETKMHVASLMPFTPPEGSGPEFLSELYEEILAAPVASPWNLRLTHPHVLRHPGQAWKVDDRFDIDYHVRRSALPSPGDERELGIVVSRLHSHQLDFTRPPWEVHLIEGLEGGRFALYTKVHHSLVDGYSAVRIQAKSMSKDPSDRDMPFFFSVSPSGPRKRTTPEEEPERVSLPTRAVRTATAPARAAVRLGGTLASTGLGTAKAVAGVELGSRAEGSELVAPGQAPRTILNARCGRNRRLATQQVELDRIRAVAKAAGGTVNDVVMAMCGGALRRYLLERDELPRKPLVAFLPVNIRPSGDTGGGNRVGATLASLATDREDARERLEAVISSTTSAKGQMTDLSQLGVLAYSGYLLGPGGLQVLSAMTGTSLPVPTSFNLCISNLPGPQTTHYLRGARLEAIYPMSIPVHGMALNITVESYDGHLDFGFIGCRDAVPSLQRVAVYAGDELELLEEAYAVG, from the coding sequence ATGGTGACCGAGAAGCGCTGGATCAACCCGCTCGACGCGATGTTCCTGTGGGGCGAGAGCGTCGAGACCAAGATGCACGTCGCCTCGCTCATGCCGTTCACACCGCCGGAGGGGTCGGGCCCGGAGTTCCTCAGCGAGCTCTACGAGGAGATCCTGGCCGCCCCCGTCGCGAGCCCGTGGAACCTCCGGCTCACCCACCCCCACGTCCTGCGTCACCCGGGCCAGGCCTGGAAGGTCGACGACCGCTTCGACATCGACTACCACGTACGCCGCTCAGCGCTCCCGTCCCCGGGCGACGAGCGGGAGCTGGGCATCGTGGTCTCCCGGCTGCACAGCCACCAGCTCGACTTCACCCGGCCGCCGTGGGAGGTCCACCTGATCGAGGGCCTCGAGGGCGGGCGGTTCGCGCTCTACACCAAGGTCCACCACTCACTGGTCGACGGCTACTCCGCGGTGCGCATCCAGGCCAAGAGCATGTCCAAGGACCCGAGCGACCGGGACATGCCGTTCTTCTTCTCGGTCTCGCCCTCCGGCCCGCGCAAGCGGACGACCCCGGAGGAGGAGCCGGAGCGGGTGTCGCTGCCGACCCGCGCGGTGCGGACGGCGACCGCGCCGGCGCGTGCCGCCGTACGCCTCGGCGGGACGCTGGCCTCCACCGGCCTCGGCACCGCCAAGGCGGTCGCGGGGGTCGAGCTCGGGTCGCGGGCCGAGGGGAGCGAGCTGGTCGCCCCGGGCCAGGCTCCCCGGACGATCCTCAACGCCCGCTGCGGCCGCAACCGGCGGCTGGCCACCCAGCAGGTCGAGCTCGACCGCATCCGCGCGGTCGCCAAGGCGGCGGGCGGGACCGTCAACGACGTGGTGATGGCGATGTGCGGCGGGGCGCTGCGGCGCTACCTCCTCGAGCGCGACGAGCTGCCGCGCAAGCCGCTGGTCGCCTTCCTGCCGGTCAACATCCGGCCCAGCGGCGACACCGGCGGCGGCAACCGCGTCGGCGCGACCCTGGCGTCGCTGGCCACCGACCGCGAGGACGCGCGCGAGCGGCTCGAGGCGGTCATCTCCTCCACGACCAGCGCCAAGGGCCAGATGACCGACCTGTCGCAGCTGGGCGTCCTGGCCTACTCCGGCTACCTCCTCGGCCCCGGCGGCCTGCAGGTGCTCAGCGCGATGACCGGCACGTCGCTGCCGGTGCCGACCTCGTTCAACCTGTGCATCTCCAACCTCCCCGGACCGCAGACGACCCACTACCTGCGCGGGGCCCGGCTGGAGGCGATCTACCCGATGTCGATCCCGGTGCACGGCATGGCGCTCAACATCACCGTCGAGTCGTACGACGGCCACCTCGACTTCGGCTTCATCGGCTGCCGCGACGCGGTGCCGTCGCTGCAGCGGGTGGCGGTCTACGCCGGTGACGAGCTGGAGCTGCTCGAGGAGGCCTACGCGGTCGGCTGA
- a CDS encoding phosphoenolpyruvate carboxykinase (GTP): protein MADVDSALDAAGLQNEAVREYVRYWAGVTGADRVEVVSASDDARLIQEALDAGELLPAGEGRYYSRSYYKDTARSEERTIVATNNPEDKGVYNNWRPASEMKPLLEDLMTGASAGKTMYVIPYLMAPPGSPLEEFAAGVELTDNRCVVLHMIRMARVGVDLINNLANPDSFVRAVHVTGDLENLGQGTPDDKRYFVTVADERTILHFGSSYGGNALLGKIAHGLRQAAYDGWASGRFLSEQFMLIGIKDKKTGKDYHICGGFPSASGKTNLAMMLPPDALGDRYQVSFYGDDIAWLWVGDDGRLYGINPENGAFGVAKDTNETTNPTALESIKEGTDVVFTNVAYNEKTHEVWWEGRTKQPPADLDGWLDWKGERIADRSEEDKDAPWAHPNSRFTTQLDNVPNVAADYNDPHGVPIDGIIFGGRTRDREPLIRAITDLPEGVYDGLTLGAEATFAAEGVEGQLRYDPMSMRPFMSYDEGDYAAHWLKILGGVKEMPIFAHVNWFQKDPEDGHFLWPGYRDNLRPLLWLMQLKEGEVTGRETAVGIIPTKEELNLDGFEGDTADLDRLLDIDVERWRQEMGFREGHLKQFDRLPEEIWEAHRRVAKALDEA from the coding sequence ATGGCCGATGTGGACTCAGCACTCGACGCAGCCGGACTCCAGAACGAAGCCGTTCGCGAGTACGTCCGCTACTGGGCAGGCGTCACCGGCGCCGACCGGGTCGAGGTGGTCAGCGCCTCCGACGACGCTCGGCTGATCCAGGAGGCCCTGGACGCGGGCGAGCTGCTGCCCGCCGGCGAGGGTCGCTACTACTCGCGCTCCTACTACAAGGACACCGCGCGCTCCGAGGAACGCACGATCGTCGCGACGAACAACCCCGAGGACAAGGGCGTCTACAACAACTGGCGGCCCGCCTCGGAGATGAAGCCGCTGCTCGAGGACCTGATGACCGGGGCTTCCGCGGGCAAGACGATGTACGTCATCCCCTACCTCATGGCGCCTCCCGGCTCCCCGCTGGAGGAATTCGCCGCCGGCGTCGAGCTGACCGACAACCGCTGCGTCGTGCTGCACATGATCCGCATGGCGCGCGTCGGCGTGGACCTGATCAACAACCTGGCCAACCCCGACTCGTTCGTGCGCGCGGTCCACGTGACCGGCGACCTGGAGAACCTCGGCCAGGGCACCCCCGACGACAAGCGCTACTTCGTGACCGTCGCCGACGAGCGCACGATCCTGCACTTCGGGTCGTCGTACGGCGGCAACGCGCTGCTCGGCAAGATCGCGCACGGCCTGCGCCAGGCGGCGTACGACGGCTGGGCGTCCGGCCGGTTCCTGTCGGAGCAATTCATGCTCATCGGCATCAAGGACAAGAAGACCGGCAAGGACTACCACATCTGCGGTGGCTTCCCCTCGGCCTCGGGCAAGACCAACCTCGCGATGATGCTGCCGCCCGACGCCCTCGGCGACCGCTACCAGGTCTCGTTCTACGGCGACGACATCGCCTGGCTGTGGGTGGGCGACGACGGCCGGCTCTACGGCATCAACCCCGAGAACGGCGCCTTCGGCGTCGCCAAGGACACCAACGAGACCACCAACCCCACCGCGCTGGAGTCGATCAAGGAGGGGACGGACGTCGTCTTCACCAACGTCGCCTACAACGAGAAGACCCACGAGGTCTGGTGGGAGGGCAGGACCAAGCAGCCCCCGGCCGACCTCGACGGCTGGCTGGACTGGAAGGGCGAGCGCATCGCCGACCGCAGCGAGGAGGACAAGGACGCCCCCTGGGCGCACCCCAACTCCCGCTTCACCACCCAGCTGGACAACGTGCCCAACGTCGCCGCCGACTACAACGACCCGCACGGGGTGCCGATCGACGGCATCATCTTCGGCGGCCGCACGCGTGACCGCGAGCCGCTGATCCGCGCGATCACCGACCTCCCCGAGGGCGTGTACGACGGCCTGACGCTCGGCGCCGAGGCCACCTTCGCCGCCGAGGGCGTCGAGGGCCAGCTGCGCTACGACCCGATGTCGATGCGTCCGTTCATGTCCTACGACGAGGGCGACTACGCCGCGCACTGGCTCAAGATCCTGGGCGGGGTGAAGGAGATGCCGATCTTCGCCCACGTCAACTGGTTCCAGAAGGACCCCGAGGACGGCCACTTCCTCTGGCCCGGCTACCGCGACAACCTCCGCCCGCTGCTGTGGCTGATGCAGCTCAAGGAGGGTGAGGTCACCGGTCGCGAGACCGCCGTCGGCATCATCCCGACCAAGGAGGAGCTCAACCTCGACGGCTTCGAGGGCGACACCGCCGACCTCGACCGGCTGCTCGACATCGACGTCGAGCGCTGGCGCCAGGAGATGGGCTTCCGCGAGGGCCACCTCAAGCAGTTCGACCGGCTCCCCGAGGAGATCTGGGAGGCCCACCGTCGGGTGGCCAAGGCCCTCGACGAGGCCTGA
- a CDS encoding L,D-transpeptidase family protein translates to MPRRPLLLLVLGGLLASLLLAPAPASASAFAAKAQRALNRLGCDAGPVDGSIGAHTRAGIVRFQAANGLGQDGHLTDATRRRLYAAAQVRCDRRPVPRHSSTGRRIVLSQRQNYVWLVRAGGGVAAQGPMVDNPSVLGTGSHRVASYCGRAAKIRSNTDAGGSLWLPYFTRFAPCGVGFHRVPLSRSSGAQIHPDWMLGTDLKESHGCIRLSRRMAAAVWDFGSVGTPVVVVRG, encoded by the coding sequence ATGCCTCGCCGCCCCCTGCTGCTCCTCGTGCTCGGAGGACTCCTCGCCTCCCTCCTCCTCGCGCCCGCCCCGGCCTCGGCGAGCGCGTTCGCGGCGAAGGCGCAGCGGGCGCTCAACCGGCTCGGCTGCGACGCCGGGCCCGTCGACGGCTCGATCGGCGCCCACACCCGGGCGGGGATCGTCCGCTTCCAGGCCGCCAACGGGCTGGGCCAGGACGGCCACCTCACCGACGCCACCCGGCGACGCCTCTACGCCGCGGCGCAGGTCCGCTGCGACCGGCGGCCCGTCCCCCGCCACTCCTCGACCGGCCGCCGCATCGTGCTCAGCCAGCGACAGAACTACGTGTGGCTGGTGCGGGCCGGGGGCGGCGTCGCGGCCCAGGGGCCGATGGTCGACAACCCCTCGGTCCTCGGGACCGGGTCGCACCGCGTGGCGTCGTACTGCGGGAGGGCGGCGAAGATCCGCTCCAACACCGACGCCGGCGGGTCCCTGTGGCTGCCCTACTTCACCCGCTTCGCGCCCTGTGGCGTCGGCTTCCACCGCGTCCCCCTCTCCCGCTCCTCGGGCGCCCAGATCCACCCCGACTGGATGCTCGGCACCGACCTCAAGGAGTCCCACGGGTGCATCCGGCTGAGCCGGCGGATGGCGGCCGCGGTGTGGGACTTCGGCTCGGTCGGGACGCCGGTGGTGGTCGTGCGCGGGTGA
- a CDS encoding aldo/keto reductase, which yields MQTRQIGTRTVSALGLGGMPMSVREENDPERAEATIRAALDLGVTLIDTADAYSRDEDELGHNEELIAGVLRKVGLGPDDVLVATKGGHTRRGTDWDLDGSPDHLKRACRASLQRLGVDSIGLYQHHRPDPAVPYAETIGALKELYDEGLIQAAGLSNADPDQIREARGILGEALVSVQNQFSPVFRSSRPEIDLCADLGLAFLAWSPLGGMGGAGDLGSDAKPFAEVAEKHGVSPQQVALAWELALSPVVIPIPGASRPESVQDSFRATELVLDEDDVAALDVS from the coding sequence ATGCAGACCCGACAGATCGGCACCCGCACCGTCAGCGCCCTGGGGCTCGGGGGCATGCCCATGTCCGTGCGCGAGGAGAACGACCCCGAGCGCGCCGAGGCGACCATCCGCGCAGCGCTCGACCTCGGCGTCACCCTGATCGACACCGCCGACGCCTACTCGCGCGACGAGGACGAGCTCGGCCACAACGAGGAGCTCATCGCCGGCGTCCTGCGCAAGGTGGGACTCGGGCCCGACGACGTCCTGGTCGCCACCAAGGGCGGCCACACCCGCCGCGGCACCGACTGGGACCTCGACGGCAGCCCCGACCACCTCAAGCGCGCCTGCCGGGCCTCGCTGCAGCGGCTCGGCGTCGACAGCATCGGGCTCTACCAGCACCACCGGCCGGACCCGGCCGTGCCCTACGCCGAGACGATCGGCGCGCTCAAGGAGCTGTACGACGAGGGGCTGATCCAGGCGGCCGGCCTCTCCAACGCCGACCCCGACCAGATCCGGGAGGCCCGCGGGATCCTCGGCGAGGCGCTGGTGAGCGTGCAGAACCAGTTCTCCCCGGTCTTCCGGTCCTCCCGCCCCGAGATCGACCTGTGCGCCGACCTCGGGCTGGCCTTCCTCGCGTGGAGCCCCCTCGGCGGCATGGGCGGGGCCGGTGACCTGGGCAGCGACGCCAAGCCGTTCGCCGAGGTGGCCGAGAAGCACGGCGTCAGCCCGCAGCAGGTCGCCCTGGCGTGGGAGCTCGCGCTGTCCCCGGTCGTCATCCCCATCCCCGGCGCGAGCCGGCCGGAGTCGGTGCAGGACTCGTTCCGCGCCACCGAGCTGGTCCTCGACGAGGACGACGTCGCAGCGCTCGACGTCAGCTGA
- a CDS encoding sensor histidine kinase produces the protein MKRLVSLDVALAAVLTVTALVEAALGLTGPAAGAAVLLTVPVATSSVALRTARPVTASGLVVGACLAQSLLGSDLPGGLSEALVLVLVVFSVGSAASWRTAGAGLGVTLAGMAGVIALSEDPRPGNFVYLATVIGAAWAAGFAVRQTRERARLVTEQRLAAERTRLAGELHDVVAHHVTAIVVQAGAERRDLPQDSSTAEALAGIEQQGRETLTQLRALLGVLHTEPPGLAPQPGLRDLPDLVEHAAATGLTVTLRVEGVPREVGDAAGLTVYRVVQEALTNVRKHSAGAAATVSLRWQPDALEVDVHDPGPGRRTPWFAPSGLGLRGLSERLQAVGGAVVARRDGEGFRVTASVPAEGAP, from the coding sequence ATGAAGCGGCTCGTCTCCCTCGACGTGGCCCTCGCCGCGGTCCTCACCGTGACCGCGCTCGTGGAGGCCGCCCTCGGCCTGACCGGCCCGGCCGCCGGCGCTGCCGTCCTGCTGACGGTGCCGGTCGCGACGTCCTCGGTCGCCCTGCGCACCGCGCGACCGGTGACCGCGAGCGGGTTGGTGGTCGGCGCCTGCCTGGCGCAGTCCCTTCTGGGGTCAGACCTGCCCGGCGGCCTGAGCGAGGCCCTGGTCCTGGTCCTGGTCGTGTTCTCCGTCGGCTCCGCCGCTTCCTGGCGTACGGCGGGTGCGGGGCTGGGCGTGACGCTCGCCGGCATGGCGGGCGTGATCGCGCTCAGCGAGGACCCGAGGCCCGGCAACTTCGTCTACCTCGCCACCGTGATCGGTGCGGCCTGGGCGGCGGGGTTCGCGGTCCGCCAGACCCGGGAGCGTGCCCGCCTCGTGACCGAGCAGAGGCTCGCGGCCGAGCGGACCCGCCTGGCCGGCGAGCTGCACGACGTGGTCGCCCACCACGTGACGGCGATCGTCGTCCAGGCCGGGGCCGAGCGGCGCGACCTGCCGCAGGACAGCTCGACCGCCGAGGCGCTCGCCGGCATCGAGCAGCAGGGTCGCGAGACGCTCACCCAGCTGCGTGCCCTGCTGGGGGTGCTGCACACCGAGCCGCCCGGCCTGGCTCCGCAGCCCGGCCTGCGCGACCTGCCCGACCTGGTGGAGCACGCCGCTGCCACCGGCCTCACGGTGACCCTGCGGGTCGAGGGGGTGCCGCGCGAGGTCGGGGACGCGGCGGGCCTCACCGTCTACCGCGTCGTCCAGGAGGCCCTGACCAACGTGCGCAAGCACTCCGCCGGCGCGGCGGCCACGGTCTCGCTGCGCTGGCAGCCCGACGCGCTCGAGGTGGACGTGCACGACCCGGGCCCCGGGCGGCGTACGCCCTGGTTCGCGCCGTCCGGCCTCGGGCTGCGCGGCCTGTCCGAACGCCTCCAGGCCGTCGGGGGCGCGGTCGTCGCCCGGCGCGACGGCGAGGGCTTCCGGGTCACCGCCTCGGTCCCCGCCGAGGGCGCCCCGTGA
- a CDS encoding response regulator transcription factor → MTGAPIRVVVVDDQDLVRIGLARILDGEPDLKVVGTAGDGQEALRLVERARPDVCLMDIRMPRLDGLTATEELARCGSATRVLVLTTFDLDELVYRALRAGAAGFLLKDAPAEELVRAVRVVAAGDAVLAPTTTRRLLETFARHRPPVALPGEPLTDRERDVLVAMSGGLSNVEIGERLFIAESTVRTHVNRLLTKLGVRDRLQAVVLAYECGLVQPHPASGRGGSSRTVGDGRHMG, encoded by the coding sequence GTGACCGGCGCCCCGATCCGGGTCGTGGTCGTCGACGACCAGGACCTCGTGCGCATCGGGCTGGCACGGATCCTCGACGGTGAGCCCGACCTAAAGGTCGTCGGCACCGCCGGCGACGGGCAGGAGGCCCTGCGGCTGGTCGAGCGGGCCCGGCCGGACGTGTGCCTGATGGACATCCGGATGCCGCGGCTCGACGGGCTCACGGCGACCGAGGAGCTCGCCCGGTGCGGGAGCGCGACCAGGGTCCTGGTGCTCACCACCTTCGACCTCGACGAGCTGGTCTACCGCGCGCTGCGCGCCGGTGCGGCCGGCTTCCTGCTCAAGGACGCCCCGGCCGAGGAGCTGGTCCGGGCGGTGCGCGTCGTGGCGGCCGGCGACGCGGTCCTGGCACCGACCACCACCCGGCGGCTGCTGGAGACCTTCGCCCGCCACCGTCCGCCGGTGGCGCTGCCGGGCGAGCCGCTCACCGATCGCGAGCGAGACGTGCTGGTGGCAATGTCCGGCGGCCTGAGCAACGTCGAGATCGGTGAGCGGCTCTTCATCGCCGAGAGCACCGTGCGCACCCACGTCAACCGGCTGCTGACCAAGCTGGGGGTCCGCGACCGGCTCCAGGCCGTGGTGCTTGCCTACGAGTGCGGTCTGGTCCAGCCGCATCCCGCGTCCGGGCGCGGTGGCAGCTCCCGCACGGTCGGTGACGGTCGCCACATGGGGTGA
- a CDS encoding TetR family transcriptional regulator → MSPVRAFRPVVHRSALAELAAHGYHGTRLDAIAERAGVEEAEVLAMAPDLDRLLADAIVNGYEEWRSQREDWMPIGAGESLRSHLYDTLLSQARRLADPPPLVVAGIALLMEDLPDDLPAVAVCREHRSQAVSEMTAWLRYAIDRDPSMPASRPETSRQCAEILVAAFEGYVVGAVVGDAPEPVGFTEVLLGLVLHALGS, encoded by the coding sequence GTGAGCCCGGTCCGCGCCTTCCGGCCGGTGGTGCACCGCTCGGCCCTCGCCGAGCTGGCCGCGCACGGCTACCACGGCACGCGCCTGGACGCGATCGCCGAACGGGCCGGCGTCGAGGAGGCCGAGGTCCTCGCGATGGCGCCCGACCTCGACCGGCTCCTCGCCGACGCGATTGTGAACGGCTACGAGGAGTGGCGCTCCCAGCGGGAGGACTGGATGCCGATCGGCGCCGGTGAGTCGCTGCGGTCGCACCTCTACGACACCCTGCTCTCCCAGGCGCGACGGCTGGCGGATCCGCCGCCGCTCGTGGTCGCCGGCATCGCGCTGCTGATGGAGGACCTGCCCGACGACCTGCCCGCGGTCGCCGTGTGTCGGGAGCACCGCTCGCAGGCGGTCTCCGAGATGACCGCGTGGCTGCGCTACGCCATCGACCGCGACCCCTCGATGCCCGCCAGCAGGCCGGAGACCTCCCGCCAGTGCGCGGAGATCCTGGTCGCGGCCTTCGAGGGCTACGTCGTCGGCGCGGTCGTCGGGGACGCCCCCGAGCCGGTCGGGTTCACCGAGGTCCTGCTCGGTCTGGTCCTGCACGCCCTGGGGTCCTGA
- the menB gene encoding 1,4-dihydroxy-2-naphthoyl-CoA synthase, with protein sequence MSTEPPQSQIRSGAEWQRLDRDDWTDVRYETTEDGIAKITITRPEVHNAFRPQTIIQIGQALEVAREDESVGAIILAGEGDRAFCSGGDQRVRGDSGYKTHEGATGRFHVTDLHVAMRRCPKPIVAMVAGWAIGGGHVLHLVCDLTIAADNARFGQVGPKVGSFDGGYGAGLLADLVGPKKAKEIWFLCRQYDAQQALDMGLVNTVVPLAELEETTVAWCREMLALSPWAIRLYKLSMHAHEDGYAGIQQLAHDANLLFYGNEEAQEGREAFKARRRPEFEKFPRRP encoded by the coding sequence ATGAGCACGGAGCCCCCCCAGAGCCAGATCAGGTCCGGTGCCGAGTGGCAGCGCCTGGACCGCGACGACTGGACCGACGTCCGCTACGAGACGACCGAGGACGGGATCGCCAAGATCACGATCACCCGGCCCGAGGTCCACAACGCCTTCCGCCCCCAGACGATCATCCAGATCGGGCAGGCCCTCGAGGTCGCCCGCGAGGACGAGTCCGTCGGCGCGATCATCCTCGCCGGCGAGGGCGACCGCGCCTTCTGCTCCGGCGGCGACCAGCGGGTGCGCGGCGACAGCGGCTACAAGACCCACGAGGGTGCGACCGGCCGCTTCCACGTCACCGACCTGCACGTCGCGATGCGCCGCTGCCCCAAGCCGATCGTGGCGATGGTGGCGGGCTGGGCGATCGGTGGCGGCCACGTGCTCCACCTGGTCTGCGACCTGACCATCGCCGCCGACAACGCCCGCTTCGGGCAGGTCGGCCCCAAGGTCGGGTCCTTCGACGGGGGCTACGGCGCGGGGCTGCTCGCCGACCTGGTCGGTCCCAAGAAGGCCAAGGAGATCTGGTTCCTCTGCCGGCAGTACGACGCCCAGCAGGCGCTCGACATGGGCCTGGTCAACACCGTCGTGCCGCTCGCGGAGCTGGAGGAGACCACCGTGGCCTGGTGCCGCGAGATGCTGGCCCTCTCCCCATGGGCGATCCGCCTCTACAAGCTGAGCATGCACGCCCACGAGGACGGCTACGCCGGCATCCAGCAGCTCGCCCACGACGCCAACCTGCTCTTCTACGGCAACGAGGAGGCGCAGGAGGGACGCGAGGCGTTCAAGGCCCGGCGCCGCCCGGAGTTCGAGAAGTTCCCGCGCCGTCCCTGA
- a CDS encoding sensor histidine kinase: MAARRRSLRTIRAAVLDEWERRGRTRSVGLACLAGLIALLVVVGWFLEVEVLVSPGGHSTSTKFVTAVMSLTLGAAVVTLAGRVRDALAAATALVAFLIVVEWVAGVSLGLDQAVVDDFLNPAAAGVHPGRPSILTCLCFVSLAGAVVLVPRGRDRLGSVLAWFPAALGLVAIFAHVYDAREIYRAASTTAMAAPTGVMLVLLSLAVLLTVPHGALQWMWFGTDPGAGLLRLITPIALFAIPFIGWLRVQGQSEGLFDTEVGSALLMTVVAVGVIGVTYRAARTAQRIDVEREKLVDELHQVNQELEERVRSRSVQINRQRTRLALLEERDRIARDLHDRVIQRIFAAGLQVAALGRTARKIEQEHGDDRQLGESLNSVARELDMAIRELRNSIFELTSIGDHDDIEQVLIDIATRSSRILGFMPAVTADGLVDGLAPDLVAQVASVIQEALSNIARHARASHVTVSLVGTDHDLTVEVTDDGVGLPDPLPRSSGISNLMNRARNLNGTATWSANEPRGTVMTWRVPRRPGDTLDRGPEPLLDTEA; the protein is encoded by the coding sequence GTGGCTGCGAGACGTCGCTCCCTGCGGACCATCCGAGCGGCCGTCCTGGACGAGTGGGAGCGGCGCGGCCGGACGCGGTCGGTGGGGCTCGCCTGCCTCGCGGGCCTGATCGCGCTGCTGGTCGTCGTCGGCTGGTTCCTCGAGGTCGAGGTGCTGGTCTCGCCCGGGGGACACAGCACGTCGACCAAGTTCGTCACGGCGGTGATGAGCCTGACCCTCGGCGCGGCCGTGGTGACCCTCGCGGGTCGGGTGCGCGACGCGCTGGCGGCGGCCACCGCGCTGGTGGCGTTCCTGATCGTGGTCGAGTGGGTCGCGGGAGTCTCGCTCGGGCTCGACCAGGCCGTCGTCGACGACTTCCTCAACCCGGCCGCCGCCGGGGTGCACCCCGGACGGCCCTCGATCCTGACCTGCCTGTGCTTCGTCTCGCTCGCGGGGGCGGTGGTGCTCGTGCCCCGCGGTCGCGACCGGCTCGGCAGCGTCCTGGCCTGGTTCCCCGCAGCGCTCGGTCTGGTGGCGATCTTCGCCCACGTCTACGACGCCCGCGAGATCTACCGCGCGGCCAGCACGACCGCGATGGCCGCGCCGACCGGCGTCATGCTGGTGCTGCTGTCGCTCGCGGTCCTGCTCACCGTGCCCCACGGCGCCCTGCAGTGGATGTGGTTCGGCACCGACCCGGGAGCGGGACTCCTGCGGCTGATCACCCCGATCGCGCTGTTCGCGATCCCGTTCATCGGCTGGCTGCGGGTGCAGGGTCAGTCCGAGGGTCTCTTCGACACCGAGGTGGGCTCCGCGCTGCTCATGACGGTGGTGGCCGTCGGCGTCATCGGGGTCACCTACCGCGCCGCGCGCACGGCCCAGCGCATCGACGTGGAGCGCGAGAAGCTGGTCGACGAGCTGCACCAGGTCAACCAGGAGCTCGAGGAGCGGGTCCGGTCACGGTCGGTGCAGATCAACCGCCAGCGGACCCGCCTGGCGCTGCTGGAGGAGCGGGACCGCATCGCCCGCGACCTCCACGACCGGGTCATCCAGCGGATCTTCGCTGCCGGCCTCCAGGTCGCCGCTCTCGGCCGCACCGCGCGCAAGATCGAGCAGGAGCACGGTGACGACCGCCAGCTGGGCGAGAGTCTCAACTCGGTGGCCCGCGAGCTCGACATGGCGATCCGCGAGCTGCGCAACTCGATCTTCGAGCTCACCAGCATCGGCGACCACGACGACATCGAGCAGGTCCTCATCGACATCGCGACCCGGTCCTCGCGGATCCTCGGCTTCATGCCCGCGGTCACCGCCGACGGCCTGGTCGACGGGCTCGCCCCCGACCTGGTGGCCCAGGTCGCCTCGGTGATCCAGGAGGCGCTGTCCAACATCGCGCGCCACGCCCGCGCCTCTCACGTCACGGTGTCGCTGGTGGGCACCGACCACGACCTGACCGTCGAGGTCACCGACGACGGCGTCGGCCTGCCCGACCCGCTGCCGCGCAGCAGCGGCATCAGCAACCTGATGAACCGTGCCCGCAACCTCAACGGCACCGCCACCTGGAGCGCCAACGAGCCCCGCGGCACCGTGATGACCTGGCGCGTCCCCCGGCGCCCCGGCGACACCCTGGACCGGGGCCCCGAGCCGCTCCTCGACACCGAGGCCTGA